tctaaatccagtttaaaggttttctaggtcaaaatgccgaattacaatagcaaatttctactggtcgaaactggaacagggcaatgagcaggtaagggtattccggtcatttctcagcctacacagatccaaatgaggtgattcttgatgcattggaaagctaactcaaagggctacaagtttcatgttttggtaaagagctaaatcagcttttatcatcaagaaaagttcagtggaagttgatgcaaaatcggagcagagctggaaattgaaccagaagtgaccaaatggtcactgtagcaatccggccggaatttggccggatttgtggccggattcctggccggattgtggtcagaaaaggctgctctgtatgcataaaactcaatttcacctccaccaactcacattggatgctagacatgtgagaaacattcccagctgtaaaagggagatgtaatcctcatttcttgaccacctttcatcataaaagagccaaattcattgcaagaagagagattggagtccatagcagaaaaatagaagagagctacgggagaaagcttgaagctgcagaaatgtagctctttcatctccctagtgttagtttagcttagtatagagtagtgtagcttttccattcttgtttattatctagattaggatgaagatggaggatgaagaaggcaaggaagaaagctcatgtgacaagggttgtattccttccaaactctttatcttttgtatttgattccaagtttagttaatatacaagttctggattttgtgttcattatgtgtttctaaagtttaagccttgggtttggttgacctttctataattgttagtgtttattatttggttatttgactgctgtgatttgagcaagttatttagcactttggctctttaaatcatgattaatctggtaccattgattgtgattatttaaggtgttgtttctgcaatgaaaattgagatttaacactagttcaagaagtgctaaacatagggagtacactcacgaaagtagaggtgcacttatgtggtttttagtgattcatttcatgtaatttcactgaagaaatgaacttgtagctaatttcataaccatgagaataggtatggattagttataagtataattgattcactacgaaagtaggattcaaatgcataaggaaattacaccataactagcctagatgtagtaattaatgatccaaatatagcacttgcatgagtagttagggataccacaacctaaggagcttttatttgttattttgtataatttcagtaggttaaatttgttataattcattgatagtctaaataatagagaagctttagtaataccggtaattgttcactcttccttgtgggatcgacccgatatataccctaaactactagttgatctgtatacttgcagtgaacgggtgtaattcggtattttttagcttgcacgtatgtaaaatacccgtcaaaaTGCTATAGAAATGACTCAATCTCAATTTGATGGGACTTTAATTGATGATGTAGCAAAATTCTCAACTCATAGAAATGAGCTAAAATACACTTCAATATTTAATTGTCACAAAAGAAAGCCTTCTAATGGTGCTAGTTAAAACTTGCAACAatttctttatggctttcatgCTAGATTTAACTATAAATAATTAGGGTTTGAACCCTATTTTATATGAATGTGAAACAAAATGAGCAAACTATTAAATTGTTCCCAATTCTCATACTCAACCTCTATATTAGCAAATATATCCACATTATGAGAATGGTTTGTTCATTCTCATGAAAGTGCTAATTCAAAACTtgcaccaaaaacaaaagagaatgaATTTAAAAATCAAGCTAATAAGAACCATAAAATCATTGGAATGAAACACTAAATTAACAATCAAGAACTATATCATAAAAAAGCTATGAAATTTGTACCTTGATTTTGAATCAACCTTATGTCAATTCAAATAGTAAATTCAAACTTTTCTATGGACAAAGGTTGCAAACATAAGACTAGTAATCTAGAacaatgaattaaaaaaataattcgTACCTGTGATCATAGAAATATCTCTTAATTGACCCTCTAATTTACCATCTTATGTCAATTAATCTCACCAAAATAATTACCTCCCTGTGGGGCCGGATAACTATCTCAATGAATTAATTGCAACTTGATTTAGatgccattttttttaaaaaaaaaaattctttaatCACTCAGCAATACGTGAAAAAGCAATACAAAATTTCTCCAAACACCAATATACTTAAGATGCTATGGCTACTCCTAAGTTTACGGCGttataagaaaaattgtcaACAAGTCAATATGCTGACTAAAAATTCATAATTTCAATCACCAAACTGTATgtaatgaaaaacttttctcaTCAAATATTTGGGATACTATGGCTACTCCCAAATATATAAtgtaaaagtgaaatttttagcATGGCATCTTGTTATTTGTCAATAGTCAAAAAACTTTATGTTGACtgaattttattgaattttgcTTTCCTTTTATAATCACTTAATCATATGTGATTAAAGTTATTTACACCGTATATTTGAGATACTATAGCTACTCCCAAATATATGATGCAAGAAAACTTCTAATGAAAATTCATAGAAAATAAGTAGTCAACTTGTTGATTAGAAATCCTTGATTTTAATCACTAAACTATATGTGATCAAAATTGTAGTACACCAATGTTTGAGATACTATAGCTACTCTCAAACATAAAGTGTACTAGACTTTATAAGGATATCAAAATAGTCAAAAAAAATCTGTATTTTGACAAAAGAATTTcataatttccattttttatattcattttttaacCACCATCCTTTATGTGATTAAAATTCTTCATGCATCAAATAGTTGAGATGCAAGACACACTTTATAAAGGAAATTCTCTAAAATTTAAATGTAATCAACCATACTAATGTTGACATTAGTATATATGAGATAAATGAACAAAAGTGTAGTACACAAAATACTACATAATTCCAAATAACAATAGGAACGTGGAGGCAAACTCATATTGAAATCATGCCTTTAGATATTTATCTCAAAATAAGGTAGCAAAAATTCAATAAACCTGCAGATCCATTCATATAAAGTCAACCAATTATCTTGCATGGATTAATATGATATTAATCTTTTGATTGTTGAATATAACAACTCTTTATATGTTTCTCGAATTGTTATATTGTATTGATAACAACAATCAATACATATAATCCTTACAATCACAAATAtgcaagtccaagaaacattcaAATTACTTGCAGTCATACCAGATTATTGGAGGAAATCTAAATGAACTGCATAACCAAATAAGATATCATACGAATGATACATATACATAGGATTAGTCAATAAATCTCAATTATTAAGAAAACGGACCATAGATCCCATGGCAAATTAAATTCGATTCATTCAAACTTGTAACGAATCTCTAAAACTTTTATCAGATTGCCAATAAACCATGAAATTATAAGCTGAACAACATGGTTAGAggttggctctgataccacatgTTAAAACTAACTATATACATGTGAATGTACTATGCAACGAAAATCTAAATACACCTACCTCTAACCACTGTTGTCAAACACAAGTTGATCTCTTATTGTGTCGTTGATCCTTCTTGTCtattccaacaaaataaaatatgtAGAAGAAGGAAAAGTAGAAGGAGAATTTAGAATAAGAATCTTCTAATGTATGTCTAACCCAAAAGTGTACAATTGATGGAATACCACAGACTATTTATAGGCTAGGCTAGGGACCCTTACTAGCAAATACAAAAATCCCTAGGGTTTCCTTCCATTAAGGAAatcttgccaaaattcataACTGAAAATAACATTTTCTAACTAATTGATTGATTTCATTGATTAATTCATTGAATAAGATATCAATTaacaaagatatcaatcaatcaTTAACAAATGAGagatactaattaattattgacaaaatgtcaatcaattaatcaAAATAGCAATCACCAATCATTATCTAATAGGAGATGttaattaattattgacaaaatgtcaatcaattaattatgatATCAATCACTTTAGaatcaatcaatcaattgattgatttgattgattaattCATTGAATAAGATATCAATTAACAAAGATATCAATCAGTCATTAACAAATGAGagatactaattaattattgacaaaatgtcaatcaattaatcaGAATATCAATCACCAATCATTATCTAATGGGagatactaattaattattgagaaaatgtcaatcaattaattatgatATCAATCACTTTAGAATCAATCATGTGGGTCATAATTGCCTCAAAAAGAGGCAAATCTTATACCGTGATCATAGCTTCTCCTCGTAGTATTCGCTTGAGTGATTGAGCAAGGAAATATGAGCTCAAGATTGTTCACTTCACCATGTTGTCCTCTTTTCATAGGTTAGCTAACGAGGAACTATTCTCTTTCATCTGTGAATTCTATTCGGTGGTCTAAATGTTTCCTTTGAATGGAGTTTCAGAGGATGACCTACAGATGAGATGTTTCATATACTATCATAAGGATCGTACAAAATTATGATTACTTTGCCTAAAAGATCATTGAGAATATGGGAAGATATCTACAACATTTTCATGACAAAGTATTACTCACTTCAAAAGGCCATCAATTTGAGAAACAATATCTATACTATTGCTCAGATGAAAGGAGAGCTGATTCATGAAGCATGGAAACAATTCAAGCTACCATTCACTTAGTGTCCCCTACATCAATATTCTTTGGTATTGCAAGTGCAATTCTTATGTGATGGGTTGTCATTAACAACCCAAAATATGGTGAATATTGTAGCTGGAGGTTATATTGGAGACAAAACCCAGAGGACTTGGTAGGTCTTTATGAGTTGCTATTCAGTAACTCTCAGTAAAAAGTAATTCGGAGTGAAAGAGTAGGAGTTCATGAAGTGGGTACATCAATAGATTCGGGTTCATAGGTTGCTAAATTGAGTCATCAGATACTGCTACTTTTAAATTGAGAAACTCAATCTCAagaatcatgctcatattatcACATATACGGGCATAGTACTGTTGACTACTACAATGGAGAATATCCTACCATAGTGAAAGATATGAATTTTACTAAAGCATATGGTAGGCAAAAATTACAGTCAAGgaatgatctttttttttttaacacgtACAATAAAAGGTTGAGAAATCATGCTAATTTTTCATGGAGAAATCAAGGGATCAGACCTACGGAACCACCTGGGTTCCAAAATTAGTAGTAGACCTCTCAACACTCTCCACAGCCTATTTAAGAGAAAAAGTCTAATTTTGAAGAAATGATGCTGCAATACATGCAAAAACTGGATCAAGTGATTGATCCAACAGACTATCTTATCCAATCCCAATAAGCATCAATCCAGAATGTTGAGAGGTAGGTCGGTCAATTAGCAAAAGCAATAACAGAGAGAGAATGGGGAAGATTGCCcaacaaaacaaaagtgaattCCAAAAAGACTACTGTAGTAGCGACCTTTCGGTCAGGAAAGTATTGGATGATCTCATTTATAGTTAAATCTAATGAGGCATGGAAGAAGAAATATGCAATAGAGATTGTTCATGAAGATGAAAGAACTAGGAGTAAAATGCAAGAGTTGGGCAAAGAAGTTCATATAGAAGACCATCCCGTCAATTTGCTTGCGGTTAAAGGTTATGAGCCACCCATTCTACACCCTCAAAAGCTCAAGAAAAAAGCAAACGAGTgtcattatcaaaattttttagaGATGCATAAAAATTTCCAAGTGAATATGCCTTTTTTTTAAGTTCTTGCAAATATGCCATCATACGCAAAGTTCTTAAAGGAAATAATCTCGAACAAGAAGAAATTAGAGGACTTCACAAGGATATCCCTTACTGAGGAGTATAGTGCAATTCTATAAATTCTTCTTTCTATCAAGATGAGAGATTCAGTGAGTTTCAGCCTGCCTTGTTATTTTGAAgatattttattgataaatgttTATCTGATCTGAGCTTTAGTGTTAATTTAATGCCCTTATCATTttgcaagaaattaaaatttGCTAAACTTGCACCTACAAAGATGATTCTACAACTTGCGGATTGTTCAGCGTGATAGCTCATTGGTATTGTAGAAGATATGTTGGCTAAAGTTGTAAATTTTACTTTTCTACCGATTTTCTTATTCTTGATATGGAGCAAGACACTACTATGCCTATTATCCTTGGTAGAACTTTCTTAGCTATAGGAGGGGCTAACATAGAATTGTTGAAAGGAAAGTTAATTTTAAGGTTTAGTAAGGAAAAATGAGAATTTAATGTTTTCAAACCCTTAAAATGCTCTTTTTTATGATGAGTCTTATTTGTGTATTCATGTTATTGACAATTTTCATAGTAAGGAACATGTTACGGAGCAGGATTTGGGGACTAGGCCTTCCTTCAATCATTGCCAATTTACTTCTTTGGTGGTTCGAAAGCGAAATATTGATAAGAAGAATTATGAATTATTTTACGCACATGCAATGAATGAAGTAAGATTATTTTCCCGGTCTCGAGGAAGATATTAAATTTAGtccttattgggaggcaacttGATTTCTGCTTTTACGTTATctattttcctttattttcttatttttgggaTGGGTAGTGGTGTTTAGTAGTATAGGATTTTCAcaatataatcagaaaaatGACCATCATACAACGTTGAAATATGGTAGGAGCATTGCACGATTTGAAAAGTATCCTTCCAAGGACAAATGTGCCATGGGACGAGTGGATGTAGCTTTTTGTTGATCCCAGGAAGTTATAACTATCTAGTTATAATCTGAGGATACATCAACAAAGTAATAAAACTCATAACCAACTAGCCTCTCCAAAATTTGATCAAGAAATAGCAATGGAAAGTGATCAAGACATGACAATAGAAAGTGTTTCTTTAGTTTAGCAATATTGAACCAATGGCTACCTTTGGTACGATTTTTTTATTCGATCTAACCCAATTTGTGATTGGATAGTTACAGATTCatgaattttgaataattttgctGGATTTTTTATGTGAGAAGGTTCTTAATCACCTAGCTTGAACTAGAGTTTGAAAAAGTTATggtgaaatttgattatttttctgttttttaatattttttaagcTTAAAATGTTTGATTTCATCTACCAGAATCGGGTGGTTGATCGTTAGTTCATTGGAATCTCGTAGGTGGTTGGGTCATGGGGGCTAGAGTGCCTggaagataaaaagaagaagggaaTGTGAGGGTTCAATGtgtaatttaaattaaattaaattaaattaggGTTCAATATAAAATATAGGAATTTTATTTTAAGTCCTGACAGTCAATGTCGTTGGCTAGCGTgctttggaaactttcctaatccattttcttggtggattttgcTCTTAGGAAAATCTGTACCTATATATACTATACATCATCAGCATCAGCATCTACAatataaatcatatattctTTAGTGATAGATAAATGGTTGATAACATTCCTATAAGGTTTCGTTTTAGACCTAGTGAGGAAGAACTGATCTTCCTACTCTGGCTGAAGGTTACAAACCAGCTTGATGAAATGGACCATGTCAAGAAGAAGATACTTTACGGTGAAGGTGCAGAACCCTGGGATGTTTTGGGGGATGATGATGTTTGTTGGCAATTCTATGATGACAGTGGAAAAAGGGCTCGTACAAAAAGAATGGTCTATGTCTTTACCAAGTTGAAGAAATTGAGTTCCAAGAAAACTGCGAGAACAACTAGTTTGGGGACGTGGGACGAAGAAACAAAGTCGTACCCAGTTGAGGATATGATTACTGGCGAGGAAATTGGTTCGAGGAGGATGCTAAGTTATGTTCTGAATTCAGGTTCAAAAGGGGTGAACGGTGGCTGGATAATGCCTGAGTATTTGGTCGATGGTGCGTCATTGAATGGGTTAAATAGCAGTCATAATACTGATTATGTTCCTTGCAGAACAATAAAGGATGATTCTAAGTATACCAAAGTCAAAGAATCTAGAAAGATAGGAAAGATTGCGAAAGAAAAAGAGGTTGGAAATCGTGTACGCCGTGAAGTTGTCTTGGGCAAGAGAAAGATGAGTCTTGGGCAAGAAAGTTCACAAGTGAGTAAGAGGTCGTGTAACAATCCTAGGAATCCAATGGATGAGGCCAAGAGTTCGCTAATAACAACTCAGGCAATCAGACATATGGAACTGCCTAATTTGGTTAATTGTGACTATGATGGAGATACAAGACTGCTACAAACATATACAGGTCTATTGCTGGATGAGGGTGTACAGTCAATGACATATTGAAATGGTGATTATTTGGGATCAGTCGTCCAAGAAGAAGCTTCATCCTATACTGAAAAACATTGGTTCAATCCGACCATTGTTGGTACGGAAAAATTCAAAACATATATGCGAAAATCTTGAAAATTCAAAACAGCCCTTTGAAGTGCAAGTCTGTGAACAACCATCATCATCAGTTGATTGTGATGGCCAGATGATTACCACAAGTCACGAAGGTCAAGTAGTGGAGGACAGCTTGTCAGATTCAATCACTTGGGAGGATATTTTGCAATCCATTGAAGGAGGGAACAAAGACATATTTGGAAGATTGCCATTACCACCAGATGAATGGTTGCAACTAGCCGTCCCATGTAGTTGATTAGCACTAAGATT
Above is a genomic segment from Coffea eugenioides isolate CCC68of chromosome 5, Ceug_1.0, whole genome shotgun sequence containing:
- the LOC113771393 gene encoding NAC domain-containing protein 91-like, which produces MVDNIPIRFRFRPSEEELIFLLWLKVTNQLDEMDHVKKKILYGEGAEPWDVLGDDDVCWQFYDDSGKRARTKRMVYVFTKLKKLSSKKTARTTSLGTWDEETKSYPVEDMITGEEIGSRRMLSYVLNSGSKGVNGGWIMPEYLVDGASLNGLNSSHNTDYVPCRTIKDDSKYTKVKESRKIGKIAKEKEVGNRVRREVVLGKRKMSLGQESSQVSKRSCNNPRNPMDEAKSSLITTQAIRHMELPNLVNCDYDGDTRLLQTYTGLLLDEGVQSMTY